In Desulfatirhabdium butyrativorans DSM 18734, one genomic interval encodes:
- a CDS encoding 4Fe-4S dicluster domain-containing protein, translated as MKVIRISKTEWQGGLDKARTGYGLYGPVKEGQDDHAFRPLAPGEFPDMSYKNSKMSPKELVHPQSEPMFQYNLNPADPDHDIMREIAKDATAKAVIGIRPCDADAFLLVKRNFDTPIYRDPYWVTAFESFTKIGFACNQACSATAFCTSAGSGPFHDAGLDVLLVDTGESYLAKVVTDKGQHFLDVCGFSAPAADAASQIESLQKKAESTIASSVNTDKLKDQVTTELYDAPFWEEISFACINCGTCTFSCPTCWCFDIQDETKGKQGVRMRNWDSCMYPLFTLHGSGHNPRGTKVHRVRQRFMHKLKYYVDKYQDGIQCVGCGRCIRLCPVNIDIRKVCNMMNGYTACSCAVS; from the coding sequence ATGAAGGTCATACGAATCAGCAAAACCGAGTGGCAGGGGGGTCTCGACAAGGCCAGAACCGGCTATGGGTTGTATGGTCCGGTGAAGGAGGGGCAGGATGATCATGCATTCCGCCCGCTTGCCCCCGGAGAGTTCCCCGACATGTCTTACAAGAACAGCAAAATGTCCCCCAAGGAACTGGTGCATCCCCAGAGCGAGCCCATGTTCCAGTACAATTTGAATCCCGCGGACCCCGATCATGATATCATGCGGGAAATCGCCAAGGATGCCACTGCCAAGGCCGTTATCGGTATCCGTCCCTGCGATGCGGATGCGTTCCTGCTGGTCAAACGGAATTTCGATACCCCGATCTATCGGGATCCCTATTGGGTGACGGCATTCGAATCCTTCACGAAAATCGGGTTTGCCTGCAACCAAGCCTGCAGCGCGACCGCTTTTTGCACTTCAGCCGGAAGCGGCCCGTTTCACGATGCCGGGCTCGATGTCCTGCTGGTCGATACAGGGGAGAGCTATCTGGCCAAAGTCGTCACGGACAAAGGCCAGCATTTTCTGGATGTCTGCGGTTTTTCAGCGCCCGCAGCAGACGCAGCCTCTCAGATCGAATCCCTGCAGAAAAAGGCCGAATCGACCATCGCCTCTTCCGTCAATACGGACAAGCTCAAGGATCAGGTGACCACCGAGCTCTACGATGCGCCGTTCTGGGAAGAAATATCCTTTGCCTGCATCAATTGCGGCACATGCACGTTTTCCTGCCCGACCTGCTGGTGTTTCGACATTCAGGACGAGACCAAAGGGAAACAGGGCGTGCGGATGCGCAACTGGGACAGTTGCATGTATCCGCTCTTTACGCTGCACGGATCGGGTCACAACCCGCGCGGCACCAAGGTCCATCGGGTGCGCCAGCGTTTCATGCACAAGCTGAAATATTATGTGGACAAATACCAGGACGGGATCCAGTGTGTCGGCTGCGGCCGATGCATCCGGCTGTGCCCCGTCAATATCGATATCCGCAAGGTGTGCAACATGATGAACGGATATACGGCCTGCAGTTGTGCGGTATCGTAG
- a CDS encoding 4Fe-4S dicluster domain-containing protein encodes MSAKIDAIRQIARRLLSEGKVDMVIGFQKGTLPMMNEPCFVRKAEEADRLVWDSHCGINLANYVTDRKERIAVVAKGCDSRNLVNHVIENKIKREKLHIIGVCCDGMLDKRLIAQRSQTEAQAEVDAVEEKDGVVSVKAGALLWQAPRAELLQDNCKRCRHRNPVLYDELVGEPVAEKPEDDYEDVKRIEAMSPDEKWAHFEDMLSTCIRCYACRNACPLCYCPTCFVDESRPQWVGKSQDPIDIRTFHFLRAYHCAGRCTDCGSCERACPMGIPVRQFTRKLNKDCEELYGWQAGLSLDQRPALDTYNPNDPNDFIR; translated from the coding sequence ATGTCAGCAAAAATTGATGCAATTCGACAAATCGCCCGAAGGCTGCTCTCGGAAGGCAAGGTCGATATGGTGATCGGGTTCCAGAAGGGGACCCTGCCGATGATGAACGAGCCTTGCTTCGTCAGGAAAGCCGAAGAGGCCGATCGGCTGGTTTGGGACAGCCACTGCGGGATCAATCTGGCCAACTACGTGACCGACAGAAAGGAACGGATCGCCGTGGTGGCCAAAGGCTGTGATTCCCGCAATCTCGTGAACCACGTGATCGAAAACAAGATTAAACGGGAAAAACTCCATATCATCGGCGTATGCTGCGATGGCATGCTCGACAAACGTCTGATTGCCCAGAGAAGCCAGACGGAAGCCCAGGCGGAAGTCGATGCCGTCGAGGAAAAGGATGGCGTGGTATCGGTGAAGGCGGGCGCCCTGCTCTGGCAAGCCCCGCGGGCAGAGCTGCTGCAGGACAACTGCAAACGATGCCGCCACCGCAATCCCGTTCTCTACGATGAGCTGGTGGGAGAGCCCGTTGCCGAAAAACCCGAAGATGACTACGAGGACGTCAAGCGGATCGAAGCCATGAGTCCGGATGAAAAGTGGGCGCATTTCGAAGACATGCTCTCTACCTGCATTCGCTGCTATGCCTGCCGAAACGCCTGCCCGCTCTGCTACTGCCCGACGTGCTTTGTGGATGAATCCCGGCCGCAATGGGTCGGAAAGAGCCAGGACCCGATCGATATCCGCACCTTTCATTTCCTCAGGGCCTACCACTGCGCCGGAAGATGCACGGATTGCGGATCCTGCGAGCGGGCCTGTCCGATGGGTATTCCCGTTCGGCAGTTCACCCGAAAGCTCAACAAGGATTGCGAAGAACTCTACGGATGGCAGGCGGGGTTGTCCCTCGATCAGCGACCTGCCCTCGATACCTACAATCCCAACGATCCGAACGATTTCATTCGATAA
- a CDS encoding FAD-dependent oxidoreductase, translating into MEKKVIGSVLVVGGGIAGMQAAIDLADSGYYVYLLEKGPSIGGVMAQLDKTFPTNDCAMUIISPKLVEVGRHLNIELITYADLESVDGTPGNFKVKVRKRARSIKMDLCTGCGACVENCPVTQQLVYPAP; encoded by the coding sequence ATGGAGAAGAAAGTCATTGGATCGGTGCTGGTTGTGGGCGGCGGGATTGCCGGCATGCAGGCCGCCATCGACCTTGCCGATTCGGGTTATTATGTCTATCTGCTCGAAAAAGGGCCATCCATCGGTGGGGTCATGGCCCAATTGGACAAAACCTTCCCCACCAACGACTGCGCGATGTGAATTATCTCGCCCAAACTGGTCGAGGTCGGCCGGCATTTGAATATCGAGTTGATCACATACGCAGATCTGGAATCAGTTGACGGAACCCCCGGCAATTTCAAGGTCAAGGTTCGCAAACGCGCCCGCAGCATCAAAATGGATCTTTGTACCGGATGCGGGGCCTGCGTCGAAAATTGCCCAGTTACCCAGCAACTGGTTTATCCAGCACCATAG
- a CDS encoding hydrogenase iron-sulfur subunit, whose protein sequence is MTEWEPKIASFLCNWCSYGAADLAGVSRMQYPPNLRVIRIPCTGRMSPKFFLAALREGVDGVWVSGUHPGECHYLEGNYYARRKFALFNNLMEHMGVEPGRLQFSWVSSAESTKFVDVAKKVTESVQALGPNTKFKKSSEKVTSYVSKN, encoded by the coding sequence ATGACGGAATGGGAACCGAAAATCGCAAGTTTTTTATGCAATTGGTGCAGTTACGGGGCTGCGGACCTCGCAGGGGTCAGCCGCATGCAATATCCGCCGAATCTGCGGGTCATCCGCATTCCCTGTACGGGAAGGATGAGCCCGAAATTTTTTCTGGCGGCTCTCCGTGAAGGAGTTGACGGGGTATGGGTGTCCGGTTGACACCCCGGTGAATGCCATTACCTGGAAGGTAATTACTATGCCCGTCGGAAATTCGCCCTGTTCAACAACCTGATGGAACACATGGGGGTAGAGCCCGGAAGACTTCAGTTTTCCTGGGTGTCATCGGCCGAATCGACCAAGTTCGTCGATGTCGCCAAAAAGGTGACTGAATCGGTTCAGGCTTTGGGCCCCAACACCAAATTCAAGAAATCGTCTGAAAAGGTGACGTCATATGTCAGCAAAAATTGA
- a CDS encoding NADH-ubiquinone oxidoreductase-F iron-sulfur binding region domain-containing protein, with protein MIITSTKDLDAIRQSCLSRLYTPEGVKVNIGMASCGIAAGAQASYNRAIQEFSTKQGITISQTGCIGFCEMEPLVEIVAQGKPRMMYHHMTEDKIVEAINGYLVGDYHKKWILGQMRDPRNLLEDQIPNPQDKIQPAEGFPFLEDIPFYAKQVKVALRNCGYMDPDSIEEYIARKGYYAFMKALTMAPADIIKTIKTSGLRGRGGGGFPTGIKWESCAKHSGDRYIICNADEGDPGAYMDRSVLEGDPHSVLEGMLIAALAIGSKQGFIYVRNEYPLAVKRLITAIKEAEKIGLLGDHIAGTNFSFHIKISRGAGAFVCGESTALMSSLEGHVGRPRAKYVHTVEKGFRDGPSNLNNVETYANVAPIILKGGDWYASMGTANSKGTKVFSLVGKVINTGLVEVPMGIPLKDIVFGIGGGVPRKKEFKAVQTGGPSGGCIPTRFLDLSVDYQKLAEVGSIMGSGGMIVMDQDTCMVDVARYFLDFLKEESCGQCNPCREGIKQMLDILTNICQGNGKEGDIELLEELGTTIQRFSLCGLGTSAPNPVLTTILYFRDEYEAHIRDKKCPAGVCKPLFHYEIDPEKCTGCHSCAKKCPQEAITGEKKKPHQLDQSKCIKCGICYDTCKFDAIVIR; from the coding sequence ATGATCATCACATCCACAAAGGATTTGGATGCCATCCGGCAAAGTTGCTTATCCAGGCTTTATACCCCGGAAGGGGTTAAAGTGAATATCGGGATGGCATCCTGTGGCATCGCTGCAGGTGCCCAGGCATCGTACAACCGGGCGATTCAGGAATTTTCCACCAAGCAGGGAATCACCATTTCGCAAACCGGATGCATTGGCTTCTGCGAAATGGAGCCTCTGGTCGAAATCGTCGCTCAGGGTAAACCCAGAATGATGTATCATCACATGACCGAAGATAAAATCGTCGAAGCCATCAATGGATATCTGGTCGGTGATTACCATAAGAAATGGATTCTGGGACAGATGCGGGATCCCCGCAATCTGCTCGAGGACCAAATTCCCAATCCCCAGGACAAGATACAACCCGCAGAAGGTTTTCCGTTTCTGGAAGACATCCCGTTTTATGCCAAGCAAGTCAAAGTCGCCTTGCGAAACTGCGGTTACATGGATCCGGATTCCATTGAGGAATATATCGCCCGAAAAGGCTATTACGCCTTCATGAAGGCGTTGACGATGGCGCCCGCAGACATCATCAAAACCATCAAGACCTCGGGGCTGAGGGGCCGAGGCGGCGGCGGTTTTCCAACCGGAATCAAATGGGAATCCTGCGCAAAGCATTCAGGAGATCGATATATCATCTGCAATGCGGATGAAGGAGACCCGGGAGCTTACATGGATCGAAGCGTTCTGGAAGGAGATCCCCACAGCGTCCTCGAAGGCATGTTGATTGCAGCTTTGGCCATTGGCTCCAAACAGGGGTTCATTTACGTACGAAACGAATATCCGCTGGCCGTCAAACGATTAATTACAGCGATCAAAGAAGCGGAAAAGATCGGCCTGTTGGGGGATCATATTGCCGGCACCAATTTTTCCTTTCATATCAAAATATCCCGCGGTGCAGGCGCATTTGTCTGCGGGGAGTCCACAGCCTTGATGTCGTCTCTGGAAGGACATGTGGGCAGGCCCCGTGCCAAATATGTGCATACCGTCGAGAAAGGTTTCCGCGACGGTCCATCCAATCTCAACAATGTGGAAACCTATGCCAATGTTGCCCCGATTATCCTGAAAGGCGGTGACTGGTATGCATCCATGGGAACGGCCAACAGCAAGGGCACAAAGGTATTCAGCCTTGTGGGCAAGGTCATCAACACGGGCTTGGTGGAAGTACCCATGGGTATTCCCCTGAAAGACATCGTTTTCGGCATCGGCGGTGGCGTGCCCCGAAAAAAGGAATTCAAGGCGGTTCAGACCGGCGGGCCCTCAGGTGGGTGCATTCCCACTCGCTTTCTGGATTTGTCGGTAGATTATCAGAAGTTGGCGGAAGTTGGTTCCATCATGGGTTCCGGCGGCATGATCGTCATGGACCAGGATACCTGTATGGTGGATGTGGCCCGGTATTTTCTGGACTTTCTGAAGGAAGAGTCCTGCGGTCAGTGCAATCCGTGCAGGGAAGGCATCAAGCAGATGCTCGACATTCTGACCAACATCTGCCAGGGAAACGGAAAGGAAGGGGACATCGAGCTGCTCGAAGAGCTGGGTACCACCATTCAGCGCTTCTCGCTCTGCGGCCTGGGGACATCCGCGCCCAATCCGGTGCTGACAACCATTTTGTATTTTCGGGATGAATACGAGGCGCATATCCGGGATAAAAAATGCCCGGCAGGCGTTTGCAAGCCGCTTTTCCATTATGAAATCGATCCGGAAAAATGCACCGGCTGCCATTCCTGCGCCAAGAAATGTCCACAGGAAGCGATCACCGGAGAAAAGAAAAAACCGCATCAACTCGATCAGTCCAAATGCATCAAATGCGGGATCTGCTATGATACATGCAAGTTCGATGCAATTGTGATTCGATAA
- the nuoE gene encoding NADH-quinone oxidoreductase subunit NuoE, whose product MNSSVSEASLELDYRELDRIIGEDYQNDKENLIMILQAIQKTFNYLPRPALSYLAVKIGVPLSQIYGVATFYSTFSLEPRGRNIISICLGTACHVRGGDRIHETLVDQLKVQDGQTTSDNRFTLESVRCIGCCSLGPVIKVNEDMYGHLKPDEIQSILGRYE is encoded by the coding sequence ATGAATTCGTCAGTATCCGAAGCGTCCCTGGAACTGGATTACAGAGAACTGGACAGGATCATTGGGGAGGATTACCAGAACGACAAGGAAAACCTGATCATGATCCTTCAGGCAATCCAGAAAACATTCAATTATCTTCCCAGACCCGCCCTTTCCTATCTCGCCGTAAAAATAGGTGTGCCTCTCAGCCAAATTTACGGCGTGGCCACTTTTTACAGCACGTTCAGTCTCGAACCCAGAGGACGAAACATCATTTCTATTTGTTTGGGAACTGCCTGCCATGTCAGAGGCGGCGACCGAATTCATGAAACCCTTGTCGATCAGTTGAAGGTTCAAGACGGCCAGACCACTTCCGATAATCGTTTTACCCTCGAGTCGGTGCGATGCATCGGCTGCTGTAGTCTGGGACCGGTTATCAAAGTCAACGAAGACATGTATGGCCATCTGAAACCGGATGAAATTCAATCCATCCTGGGCCGTTACGAATAA
- a CDS encoding FAD-dependent oxidoreductase, which produces MITFKLNGKTVQGEEGQYILQVAQKYGVDIPTLCHHKALEPAGMCRLCTVEVFDGRRTRYVTSCNYPIWEGMDVKTDTDAVHQGRKLIVEMLMARCPDVPILKELGKKYGISDTRFKKEGDTCILCGLCTRMCAKMGNSAISLTGRGVEMKVDTPFHLQTDICMACGACASVCPTGHITLEKIRNSVTTHAFKPIASEYDMGLKGRKPVYVPYAQAVPNTPAIDRSVCMHFKTGGCQVCTSFCGVNAIDHAMQDEVVELNVGSIVLAPGFQPFDPSKFDAYGYAKHPNVITAMEMERILSASGPTSGHLVRLSDHKEPKKIAWFQCVGSRDMNKCDHAYCSSVCCMYAIKEAVIAKEHAGSDLDCAIFYMDMRTYGKDFERFYTTARERHGVRFIRSRVHTIDPVPGTDDLSIRYITESGESVTEVFDQIVLSVGLEINPELVSLAKQLNIDLTPGNFCQTSTFDPVATSRKGVFVCGAFQGPKDIPQSVIDASAAASAAGEILSEARGTLIRKAEKVPEINIAGQRPRIGVFVCRCGINIAGVVNVPSVAEYAKTLPYVEFATDNLYTCSQDTQDAMVQLIQQKGLNRVVVAACTPKTHEPLFQETLVNAGLNKYLFEMTNIRNQDSWVHKDCPEKATEKAKDLVRMAVQKVALMEPLEEAELQVNQTALVLGGGIAGMTAAKSLANQGYFTHLVEKGPVLGGQALNLYRTIKGEDIQANLSGMIESVTKDPNISVHLNATLASVEGFVGSFKSTLDMADGSNQTIEYGVAVVATGAAPYKPTEYEYGKDPRILTSLELDRKLLDGDPSLDKAETAVFIQCVGSREPERMYCSRVCCTHSIDNALTLKKRKPDMNVFILYRDIRTYGERELLYMKAREAGVIFIRYSIDNKPVVRTVDGKLTVVVTDHILGKPIEIETDLLTLATAIVPPKDERLANFYKVPMNEDGFFIERHAKLGPSEFATDGVFLCGLAHYPKPIDESIAQARAAASRAMTLLARKSIFTSGNVAKVDPTMCSSCGVCVSICPYSAPSFIEETARFFPGKAQINPVLCKGCGLCVASCRSGAIHLKGFDNDQIFAQIFAIEEAV; this is translated from the coding sequence ATGATCACGTTCAAACTCAATGGTAAAACCGTTCAGGGCGAAGAAGGCCAGTATATTCTTCAGGTCGCCCAGAAATACGGCGTCGACATTCCTACCCTTTGTCATCACAAGGCGCTGGAACCTGCCGGCATGTGCCGGTTGTGTACGGTGGAGGTGTTTGACGGCAGGCGGACCCGCTATGTCACATCCTGCAACTATCCCATCTGGGAAGGGATGGATGTCAAAACGGATACCGATGCCGTTCATCAGGGCCGAAAACTCATTGTGGAAATGCTGATGGCCCGCTGCCCGGATGTGCCCATCCTGAAAGAACTGGGCAAAAAATACGGTATTTCCGACACCCGATTCAAGAAAGAGGGTGATACCTGCATCCTCTGCGGTCTTTGTACGCGGATGTGCGCCAAGATGGGCAACAGCGCCATCAGTTTGACCGGGCGCGGCGTCGAGATGAAAGTGGATACCCCGTTTCATCTGCAGACCGACATCTGCATGGCATGCGGAGCCTGTGCATCCGTATGCCCCACCGGTCACATCACTCTGGAGAAAATCCGCAACAGCGTCACCACCCACGCATTCAAGCCCATTGCATCCGAATACGACATGGGGCTCAAGGGCAGAAAGCCCGTCTATGTGCCCTATGCCCAGGCCGTTCCCAATACTCCGGCCATTGACCGATCGGTCTGTATGCATTTCAAGACCGGCGGATGCCAGGTCTGCACATCGTTTTGCGGCGTCAATGCCATCGATCATGCCATGCAGGATGAGGTGGTGGAATTGAATGTCGGCTCCATCGTTCTGGCCCCCGGTTTCCAGCCATTCGATCCGTCCAAATTCGACGCTTACGGATATGCCAAGCATCCCAATGTCATTACCGCCATGGAAATGGAGCGTATCCTTTCCGCCTCTGGCCCGACATCCGGGCATCTCGTGCGCCTCTCGGATCACAAGGAGCCCAAAAAGATCGCCTGGTTTCAGTGTGTGGGCTCCCGGGACATGAACAAATGTGATCACGCCTATTGCTCTTCGGTCTGCTGCATGTATGCCATCAAGGAGGCCGTGATTGCCAAGGAACATGCCGGAAGCGATCTGGACTGCGCCATCTTTTATATGGACATGCGGACTTATGGCAAGGATTTCGAGCGGTTCTACACCACGGCCAGGGAAAGGCACGGCGTCCGTTTCATCCGCAGCCGGGTGCATACCATCGATCCGGTTCCCGGAACAGACGATCTGAGCATCCGCTATATTACCGAAAGCGGAGAGTCGGTCACGGAAGTGTTCGATCAAATCGTTCTTTCCGTAGGTCTTGAAATCAACCCGGAGCTCGTCAGCCTGGCCAAACAACTGAACATCGATCTGACCCCTGGCAATTTCTGCCAGACATCCACATTCGATCCGGTGGCCACTTCTCGAAAAGGCGTGTTTGTCTGCGGCGCATTCCAGGGTCCCAAGGACATTCCGCAATCCGTCATCGATGCAAGCGCAGCCGCATCCGCTGCAGGAGAGATTCTCTCCGAAGCTCGGGGCACCCTGATCCGAAAGGCCGAAAAAGTACCGGAAATCAATATTGCTGGTCAGCGCCCCCGAATCGGTGTGTTCGTATGCCGCTGCGGCATCAACATCGCCGGGGTGGTAAATGTTCCCTCCGTTGCGGAATATGCGAAAACCCTGCCCTATGTCGAATTTGCGACCGACAATCTCTATACGTGTTCCCAGGACACCCAGGATGCCATGGTCCAGCTCATCCAGCAAAAAGGGCTCAACCGTGTCGTTGTGGCAGCCTGTACGCCCAAGACCCATGAGCCGCTGTTCCAAGAGACCCTGGTCAATGCAGGCCTGAACAAGTATCTGTTCGAAATGACCAACATCCGGAATCAGGATTCCTGGGTCCACAAGGATTGCCCGGAAAAGGCGACGGAAAAGGCCAAGGACCTCGTTCGGATGGCTGTCCAGAAAGTCGCACTGATGGAACCGCTCGAAGAAGCCGAGCTTCAGGTCAATCAGACGGCTCTTGTCCTCGGAGGCGGGATTGCGGGAATGACGGCGGCCAAGAGCCTCGCAAATCAGGGCTATTTTACCCATCTCGTCGAAAAAGGCCCGGTATTGGGTGGTCAGGCGCTGAATCTCTACCGGACCATCAAGGGGGAAGACATCCAGGCCAATCTGAGTGGGATGATCGAATCCGTCACGAAAGATCCCAACATCAGCGTCCATCTCAATGCGACGCTGGCTTCCGTAGAGGGATTCGTCGGCAGTTTCAAGAGCACCCTCGACATGGCGGACGGATCCAACCAGACCATCGAGTATGGGGTTGCAGTCGTTGCAACCGGCGCAGCGCCATACAAGCCAACGGAATACGAATATGGAAAAGATCCGAGAATCCTGACCAGTCTGGAGCTCGACCGGAAGCTGCTCGATGGCGATCCTTCCCTGGACAAAGCCGAAACGGCCGTTTTCATTCAGTGCGTCGGTTCCCGGGAACCCGAGCGGATGTACTGCTCCCGCGTCTGCTGTACGCATTCCATCGACAATGCGCTGACCCTCAAAAAACGCAAACCCGACATGAATGTTTTCATTCTCTATCGGGATATCCGAACTTACGGTGAACGGGAATTGCTGTACATGAAGGCCAGGGAGGCCGGTGTCATCTTCATCCGGTACTCGATTGACAACAAACCCGTGGTTCGAACCGTCGATGGCAAATTGACTGTGGTGGTAACGGATCACATTCTCGGAAAGCCCATCGAAATCGAAACCGACCTGCTCACTCTGGCCACGGCCATCGTTCCGCCCAAGGATGAGCGGCTTGCCAATTTTTACAAGGTTCCGATGAATGAAGATGGGTTTTTTATCGAACGCCATGCCAAGCTCGGACCATCCGAATTTGCAACGGACGGCGTGTTCCTGTGCGGGCTTGCCCATTATCCCAAGCCGATCGACGAATCCATTGCCCAGGCGAGAGCCGCTGCCTCCCGCGCCATGACCCTGCTGGCCAGAAAAAGCATTTTCACCAGCGGCAACGTGGCCAAGGTCGATCCGACCATGTGTTCTTCCTGCGGGGTGTGCGTATCCATCTGCCCGTATTCCGCGCCTTCCTTCATCGAGGAAACGGCACGGTTCTTCCCCGGAAAGGCGCAGATCAATCCGGTCCTGTGCAAGGGATGCGGTCTGTGTGTGGCCTCGTGCCGCTCCGGTGCCATTCACCTGAAAGGCTTCGATAACGACCAGATTTTTGCACAGATTTTTGCGATTGAAGAGGCTGTATAG
- a CDS encoding FAD/NAD(P)-binding protein has translation MQNPYLPYPVKIDDIVVETEDKNLKTFTFVFLNPADEERFAYRSGQFAELSVTGKGEIPIGIASSPSEKGFVKFTVNKVGLVSSYLHNMQKGDIMGIRGPLGNSYPWDVLKGKNVVIIGGGFAFTTLRSSIVYMLANRQDFGKITVIYGARTPGMLLYRDELMAWEKRDDIDMHITVDGTNDPNWKYNVGFVPTITEKKAPQADDDTYAIICGPPIMIKFTQPVLDKAGYAHDHIIMSLENRMKCGIGMCGRCNVGKDFVCKDGPVFTLAQLNTMPKEY, from the coding sequence GTGCAAAATCCATATTTGCCATATCCAGTCAAAATCGATGACATTGTCGTCGAAACCGAAGATAAGAATCTGAAAACCTTTACCTTCGTCTTTCTCAATCCGGCTGACGAAGAGCGTTTTGCCTATCGTTCGGGCCAGTTCGCCGAGCTCTCGGTTACCGGAAAGGGGGAGATTCCCATCGGTATCGCCTCGTCTCCGAGCGAAAAAGGCTTTGTCAAATTTACGGTAAACAAGGTCGGCCTGGTCTCCTCCTACCTGCACAACATGCAGAAGGGCGATATCATGGGCATTCGCGGGCCTTTGGGCAACAGCTATCCCTGGGACGTGCTCAAGGGGAAAAACGTCGTCATCATCGGCGGCGGGTTTGCCTTCACCACGCTTCGCTCCTCCATCGTCTATATGCTGGCCAATCGGCAGGACTTCGGCAAGATCACGGTCATCTATGGTGCGAGAACCCCCGGCATGCTCTTGTATCGGGACGAGCTCATGGCGTGGGAAAAACGGGATGATATCGACATGCACATCACGGTCGATGGGACGAACGACCCGAACTGGAAATACAATGTCGGATTCGTTCCCACCATCACGGAAAAAAAGGCGCCGCAGGCCGATGACGATACCTATGCCATCATCTGCGGGCCGCCCATCATGATCAAGTTCACCCAGCCGGTTCTCGACAAGGCGGGATATGCGCATGATCATATCATCATGTCCCTCGAAAACCGGATGAAGTGCGGTATTGGCATGTGCGGCCGCTGCAACGTCGGGAAGGATTTTGTCTGCAAGGACGGGCCCGTTTTCACCCTCGCACAGTTGAACACCATGCCCAAGGAATATTGA
- a CDS encoding TusE/DsrC/DsvC family sulfur relay protein, whose protein sequence is MPEVEFKGKKFVVDEDGFIDSYANWSEDWVQYVKSQEGIDELSDEHRKVVSMLREYYEKNGIAPMVRVLSKVTGFKLKHIYELFPSGPGKGACKMAGLPKPTGCV, encoded by the coding sequence ATGCCGGAAGTCGAATTTAAGGGAAAAAAATTCGTGGTGGACGAGGATGGATTCATCGATTCGTATGCCAACTGGTCCGAAGACTGGGTTCAATACGTCAAATCGCAGGAAGGTATTGATGAACTCAGTGATGAACATCGCAAAGTCGTATCGATGCTTCGAGAATACTACGAAAAGAACGGGATTGCACCGATGGTCCGTGTTCTTTCCAAAGTCACCGGTTTCAAACTCAAGCATATTTACGAGCTTTTTCCGTCAGGTCCTGGCAAGGGAGCCTGTAAGATGGCCGGTCTTCCCAAACCAACGGGTTGCGTCTGA
- the miaA gene encoding tRNA (adenosine(37)-N6)-dimethylallyltransferase MiaA produces MPSRKETFKIIVICGPTGTGKTGAAIQVAQSIGACIVSADSMQVYRFMDIGTAKPNREEQDAVAHYMIDVVNPDDDFNAQRYVTLADRIIADLQGRNIPVLVVGGTGLYIRALRYGLFSSPKIDPSIRTALRDEAMKNGLGAIYEKLKRIDPESAAILHPNDRQRILRALEVSLSSGRPYSSFVMAHGFHEERYRVRMIGLFRNRENLYHRIDRRVDSMLESGFQAEVEGLLNRGYSPALPSMQALGYRHLVDCIEGRLSWDEAVRTLKRDTRRYAKRQMTWFNREKDIIWIDADRTASLNDAVREFLC; encoded by the coding sequence ATGCCATCCAGGAAAGAAACATTCAAAATCATCGTGATATGCGGCCCAACAGGGACCGGCAAAACCGGCGCGGCAATCCAGGTGGCCCAATCCATCGGGGCCTGCATTGTCAGTGCCGACTCGATGCAGGTCTACCGGTTCATGGATATCGGCACGGCCAAGCCAAACCGCGAAGAACAGGACGCGGTTGCCCACTACATGATCGATGTGGTGAACCCGGATGATGATTTCAATGCCCAGCGATATGTGACCCTTGCAGACCGGATCATTGCCGATTTGCAAGGGCGGAACATTCCTGTACTGGTGGTCGGCGGGACAGGGTTGTATATCCGAGCGCTCCGATACGGGCTTTTCTCTTCTCCGAAAATCGATCCGTCCATCCGCACGGCGCTTCGGGACGAGGCAATGAAAAACGGTTTGGGGGCAATTTACGAAAAGCTGAAACGGATCGATCCGGAGAGCGCGGCCATTTTGCACCCAAACGACAGACAACGCATTCTTCGTGCACTGGAAGTCAGTCTTTCCAGCGGAAGGCCTTATTCATCCTTTGTAATGGCGCATGGATTTCATGAAGAACGGTATCGTGTTCGAATGATCGGTCTTTTCCGGAATCGGGAAAACCTTTATCATCGGATCGATCGACGGGTCGATTCGATGTTGGAAAGCGGATTTCAGGCCGAAGTCGAAGGATTGCTGAACCGGGGCTACAGCCCGGCGCTTCCTTCCATGCAGGCGCTGGGATATCGGCATTTGGTCGATTGCATTGAAGGCCGGCTGTCCTGGGATGAGGCGGTGCGAACCCTCAAACGGGATACTCGCCGGTATGCCAAACGCCAGATGACCTGGTTTAACCGAGAGAAAGACATTATATGGATCGACGCGGATCGGACGGCATCCCTAAACGATGCGGTCAGAGAATTTCTATGCTGA